The window GCGATATGGGCCTTGGCGATCTCGGTTGCGGAGAACTGCTTGGCCTTCAGCCCTTCGCGGGCTTCAGTCAGGGTCAGGCGGGTGAGATCGGTCACGGGGAGTATCCGTAAAACGTATGCGATTGGGCGATGAGGGTGAGCGGAGCGCTTCAGGCACTCACTCGATCACCTTCGGCACCATGAAATAATCGTCCTCGGTGGCCGGCGCGTTGGCGACGATCTCGGCGGCAATCTCGCCGTCATTGACCACGTCCTGGCGCTTCTTCATCACCATCGGCGTCACCGAGGTCATCGGCTCGACGCCAGTGACATCGACTTCGTTGAGCTGCTCGACGAAACCGAGGATGGCGTTGAGCTCGCCTTGCAGCTTCGGCACATCCGCATCATCGACAGCGATGCGCGAGAGATGCGCGACGCGTTT is drawn from Bosea sp. Tri-49 and contains these coding sequences:
- the gatC gene encoding Asp-tRNA(Asn)/Glu-tRNA(Gln) amidotransferase subunit GatC, whose protein sequence is MSVDAATVKRVAHLSRIAVDDADVPKLQGELNAILGFVEQLNEVDVTGVEPMTSVTPMVMKKRQDVVNDGEIAAEIVANAPATEDDYFMVPKVIE